From Thalassococcus sp. S3, one genomic window encodes:
- a CDS encoding tetratricopeptide repeat protein — protein sequence MKRLTASVLTAGLLAAAIPAAPVQARTLELAFMPPQIQPQHVCGPASRESKEDDLEIEGGDAELNDRVRARYLRRDIQRLQARSPDASFDFIQTLISRLAIVDPDFAGSDELIARIQLYVDAGRFDALHQAGLVGQLRQMADAMTNNDKLQLSQFYLNGIGVDPDPDFALGLIRDAAFDGNANALLSLARMELQGTPVPGWDAPLDLTVTMAFGGILGQLNRTVCKRAERIAQEYLNGEIVSPNPGISYAWYKFAADMGSANAAWRVVEFHLAADAVEKDNRIMIEYLRLAVERGITLDQGQFDQIKSSGAATEEELLDILGYNHSNDDGRNRPSIAPYLQMAVNIDGERADDDSFYMDYLRELTQLDTAPGWVFTRLAKETLVRRGRWAGEPEAMALFEEATLRGDPEGQQLLGLKLVRWRDDPVKLNRAIDLLTDTVTRYGMMASMDHLDGIYRCKAPDAPLLREADLWAENYRASEHETVGVSATDLIALDPFKEPLTIAQIQTQALGGRIQSLAHYVQRVQVSDWASARADRLWAARLDRSDQALEAFAELEFELATNPAERRLAIELFRRVYLNNGVTTALDLAIALVEDNAKKPEIAEEILDLLTRAGNRGEGAAIRLKSRLLADTVPAYEVFQEYEDEIEARGDFLALMFAIPFVSAEKAADYFDRAVSLMACGTKDVEELGDAHAIRMDPRMSFHWRQVGLAIEGGHVLSKLRLSDRQMEAFNEGAAPTELEVYQRLLAEGKTSAHRSLFRLTANPDLETYDPDAAAQHMLALLGQGAAGDRSWVLSTFRRADEDVRALISEQFDMTDLYLKASQSGDVAAKFEFGLLLRDTARAPSDLANSARWLREAAEAGNADAMAEFGYALAYGIGVQKNVKEAIQWLEHAATTGNRRAEDLVSLLRLSVVR from the coding sequence ATGAAACGACTTACCGCATCCGTGCTCACCGCTGGCCTTCTGGCTGCGGCCATCCCTGCCGCTCCGGTCCAGGCGCGCACGCTTGAACTGGCCTTCATGCCGCCTCAGATCCAGCCGCAACATGTCTGTGGTCCGGCGAGCCGTGAAAGCAAAGAGGACGATCTTGAAATCGAAGGCGGAGATGCCGAGCTGAACGACCGCGTCCGCGCGCGATACCTGCGCCGGGACATTCAGCGTCTGCAAGCGCGATCACCCGACGCCTCGTTCGACTTCATCCAGACCCTTATCTCCCGTCTGGCCATCGTGGATCCCGATTTTGCCGGAAGCGATGAGCTTATTGCCCGCATCCAGCTTTATGTCGATGCGGGTCGCTTTGACGCGCTGCACCAGGCGGGGCTTGTCGGTCAGCTTCGGCAGATGGCCGATGCGATGACCAACAACGACAAGCTGCAACTGTCGCAGTTTTACCTTAACGGGATCGGTGTGGATCCTGACCCGGATTTCGCATTGGGTCTGATCCGTGACGCGGCATTTGACGGCAACGCCAACGCCTTGCTGAGCCTTGCGCGCATGGAACTTCAGGGGACGCCCGTGCCCGGATGGGACGCCCCGCTGGATCTGACGGTGACGATGGCGTTCGGCGGTATTCTGGGGCAATTGAACCGCACGGTCTGCAAACGGGCTGAACGCATCGCGCAGGAATACCTGAATGGCGAAATCGTCTCGCCCAATCCCGGTATCTCTTATGCATGGTACAAGTTCGCCGCCGACATGGGCAGCGCGAACGCGGCCTGGCGGGTTGTCGAGTTTCACCTCGCAGCCGATGCGGTGGAGAAAGACAATCGCATCATGATCGAATATCTGCGCCTTGCGGTCGAACGTGGCATCACGCTCGATCAGGGGCAATTCGATCAGATCAAGTCGTCCGGGGCCGCCACCGAGGAAGAGCTTCTCGATATCCTGGGCTATAACCACAGCAACGATGACGGGCGCAATCGACCGTCCATTGCCCCCTATCTTCAGATGGCCGTCAATATCGACGGTGAGCGCGCTGACGATGACAGCTTTTACATGGACTACCTGCGCGAGCTGACGCAGCTCGACACCGCGCCGGGCTGGGTCTTTACCAGGCTAGCCAAGGAAACACTTGTGCGTCGCGGACGCTGGGCCGGCGAGCCCGAGGCGATGGCCCTTTTCGAAGAGGCGACGCTGCGCGGTGATCCCGAGGGCCAGCAGCTTCTGGGTCTCAAGCTGGTGCGGTGGCGCGACGATCCTGTCAAACTGAACCGGGCGATTGACCTTCTGACCGACACGGTCACCCGGTATGGCATGATGGCGTCGATGGACCATCTCGACGGGATCTATCGCTGCAAGGCACCCGATGCCCCGCTCCTGCGGGAGGCGGATCTATGGGCGGAAAACTACCGTGCATCCGAACACGAGACCGTGGGGGTCAGCGCAACCGATCTGATCGCTCTGGATCCGTTCAAGGAGCCTTTGACAATCGCGCAGATCCAAACCCAGGCGCTTGGCGGACGTATCCAGTCGCTTGCGCATTATGTGCAGCGCGTTCAGGTTTCCGATTGGGCGTCGGCACGGGCGGACCGGCTGTGGGCGGCACGTCTTGACCGGTCGGATCAGGCGCTTGAGGCCTTTGCCGAGCTCGAATTCGAGCTTGCCACCAACCCGGCTGAACGCCGACTGGCCATCGAACTCTTCCGCAGGGTCTACCTGAACAACGGGGTGACGACGGCGCTTGATCTGGCGATCGCACTTGTCGAGGACAATGCGAAAAAGCCGGAAATCGCCGAAGAAATCCTGGATCTTCTGACCCGTGCGGGCAATCGGGGCGAAGGGGCCGCAATCCGGCTGAAGTCACGTCTGCTGGCGGACACGGTGCCGGCCTACGAAGTCTTTCAGGAATATGAGGACGAGATCGAGGCGCGAGGTGATTTTCTGGCTTTGATGTTCGCAATTCCGTTTGTGTCAGCCGAAAAAGCGGCGGATTACTTCGACCGCGCGGTCTCGCTGATGGCCTGCGGCACGAAAGATGTCGAGGAGTTGGGCGACGCGCATGCGATCCGGATGGATCCGCGCATGTCGTTTCACTGGCGTCAGGTCGGTCTTGCCATCGAAGGGGGGCATGTTCTGTCCAAGCTCCGCCTGTCGGACCGTCAGATGGAGGCGTTCAATGAAGGCGCCGCCCCGACCGAGCTGGAGGTCTATCAGCGGCTGCTGGCCGAAGGCAAAACCTCGGCGCATCGCAGCCTCTTCCGTCTGACGGCCAATCCGGATCTCGAAACCTATGATCCTGACGCAGCGGCGCAGCACATGCTCGCGTTGCTTGGTCAGGGCGCGGCGGGCGATAGGTCGTGGGTTTTGTCGACCTTCCGCCGGGCCGATGAAGATGTCCGCGCGCTCATCTCCGAGCAATTCGACATGACGGACCTTTACCTGAAGGCTTCGCAAAGTGGCGATGTCGCGGCCAAGTTCGAATTCGGCCTGCTGCTGCGCGACACCGCGCGCGCGCCCAGCGATCTTGCCAACTCGGCCCGTTGGTTGAGGGAGGCCGCAGAGGCCGGCAATGCCGATGCCATGGCCGAATTCGGCTACGCCCTGGCATACGGCATCGGCGTGCAGAAAAACGTGAAGGAGGCAATTCAGTGGCTGGAGCATGCAGCGACAACCGGAAACCGTCGGGCAGAAGATCTCGTCTCGCTCTTGCGACTGAGCGTTGTACGATGA
- a CDS encoding right-handed parallel beta-helix repeat-containing protein: MPKNTRHIAVRCLQALTLAVVSAGAAVASSFEETRDLRTRVAAFSEAVELDVLALKSTRMLADDVGLGGMLGPAGPGTDFTFEKPAFLPDTLIEVQRLDIRLALAMLAQSFGTRDNIDILEAQNEAGRNALVIRKGTANLADLRLFMRHYGLQEDQGEGAFQLEVPLVIWSGAALRIDRGETLQLSRPDGAFILNFGHLQIADATVMASGGENPRNHEFVPFVTTAGGGAAQVSNSRFEGLGFGRTVKFSGFSIVQSGLTVVRQDSFVENSVFERLRSVSISNVRDIRLHNNRFLNPRGAALTVSGARSARVTENLFAGAAPTNAIQMVNGSHDSLVSGNVVLSGDRAGISVKQGSDNVTIAHNIVWDRGGGGIAVSKSDCGYVHNNLVLDNGQKGIEIRSSEGSRVRDNVVIGNHNAAIWVSAQTPDTPTHVADNVLRDNGVGLATATGGLLVIQGNDFTDQFPRFLGGDISRQSHHIAQDLKGVRSLILSPSGPVAAASRQIACGGGDR; encoded by the coding sequence ATGCCTAAGAACACCCGCCATATCGCGGTGCGCTGTCTTCAGGCGCTGACCCTGGCAGTTGTGTCTGCCGGGGCGGCTGTCGCGTCCTCATTTGAAGAGACGCGGGATCTAAGGACACGTGTTGCCGCGTTCTCGGAAGCCGTTGAACTGGATGTTCTGGCACTGAAATCAACGCGCATGCTGGCCGATGACGTGGGTCTGGGCGGGATGCTGGGCCCGGCAGGGCCGGGCACCGATTTCACCTTCGAAAAGCCGGCATTTTTGCCCGACACGCTGATAGAGGTGCAACGTCTGGATATTCGCCTTGCCCTCGCGATGCTGGCCCAGTCCTTCGGCACAAGAGACAACATCGACATTCTGGAGGCGCAGAACGAAGCGGGCCGGAACGCGCTGGTCATCCGGAAGGGCACGGCAAATCTTGCGGACCTTCGCCTTTTCATGCGCCATTACGGATTGCAGGAAGATCAGGGTGAGGGGGCGTTCCAGCTTGAAGTCCCTCTTGTGATTTGGTCCGGCGCCGCCTTGCGGATAGATCGCGGCGAGACCTTGCAGCTCAGCCGGCCGGATGGCGCGTTTATCCTGAATTTCGGCCATCTGCAGATCGCAGATGCCACCGTGATGGCGTCTGGGGGCGAAAACCCGCGGAACCACGAATTCGTACCCTTTGTGACAACAGCGGGTGGCGGTGCCGCGCAGGTCAGCAACAGTCGCTTCGAGGGGCTTGGCTTTGGCCGCACCGTGAAATTTTCCGGATTCTCCATCGTGCAAAGCGGCTTGACGGTCGTCCGGCAGGACAGTTTTGTCGAAAACAGCGTGTTCGAGCGGTTGCGGTCGGTTTCGATCAGCAATGTCCGGGACATCCGGCTCCATAATAATCGGTTTCTGAACCCGCGCGGCGCGGCCTTGACGGTATCCGGCGCACGGAGCGCACGGGTGACGGAAAACCTCTTTGCCGGCGCCGCCCCGACCAATGCAATTCAGATGGTGAATGGAAGCCATGACAGCCTTGTGTCGGGCAATGTGGTGCTGAGCGGCGATCGCGCGGGGATTTCGGTCAAACAAGGCAGCGATAACGTCACGATCGCCCACAACATCGTCTGGGATCGTGGAGGCGGTGGGATCGCGGTGTCAAAATCCGATTGCGGGTATGTGCACAACAACCTTGTTCTGGACAATGGCCAGAAAGGCATCGAGATCCGGTCGAGCGAGGGAAGCCGTGTGCGCGACAATGTGGTCATCGGCAACCACAACGCCGCGATCTGGGTGTCGGCGCAAACGCCAGACACGCCGACACATGTCGCGGACAATGTCCTGCGTGACAACGGTGTGGGCCTGGCAACGGCGACCGGTGGATTGCTGGTCATTCAGGGCAACGACTTCACCGATCAGTTCCCGCGTTTCCTGGGTGGCGATATCTCCCGCCAGAGCCATCATATCGCGCAAGACCTCAAGGGCGTCCGAAGCCTCATCCTCTCTCCCAGCGGCCCGGTGGCCGCCGCGTCGCGTCAAATCGCATGTGGAGGGGGAGACCGATGA